From Solanum lycopersicum chromosome 4, SLM_r2.1:
TGACCCTTGCTTAACATCCACTTAATAACCTGAACAATTCTATGCCATTGTTGCTCTTTCTCTAGTTTGAGCAATACCTGCTTTAGGGATCCAATGGGGAAATTCCGCTCCCATGCAACCCAAGCATCAAGTGCACCATATACAGCTTCCTTACTGTCCTCTAGATCAAGAAGTGTATTTACAAGAAAGCTAACCTTGTCCTTCCTTGAGACATTTTCTCCTACTTGGGGCTTGGAGTTGCCTCCAATGGGTTTTCCTGCAAGGGAAGAGAGAGATTTATAGCCAAATCGATCACCTAAGGACCCTGTTGTCTCTGCATCACCCCTGTTGGAGATTGAATGCCACACATCTGTACTGTAACTGCAAGTGAGGACGGAACTTCTATTCACTGTAAGCTGACTAATTTGTCTAGCCAGCGTTGTAATTATTGCTAATTTGGACATCATATGTACCCTGGCACTCATGTAAAAACAACAAGGTATCAATGTATGAATTATCGGAGTAGAAATTTTCAGGACATAATTTGCATTGCCACAACAGTAAAGCACCAGTTACTTTAAACAGTAAGCTCCAACACTTGAGAActgacaaaataaaaaaagataatgtcCAGCTTTTAGCAATTACCTAGATGCAAAGGCAAACATCGCAGTGCGATCACAAGTCCTATGCACAAAAATTGGACTTTGACCCATACCGAAGATAATTCACCAAACTACAACTAGGGGAGTGGCACTTTTTGAAGTGCCAGCACATTATGAACCCAACACTTGGAACCTTGCAAGTTATGGCCAACAGAGAAGAGGGGGGACTCAGGTGAATTCCATCTGTATGGAATAACAACATGTGGTAGAAGGACTAAGCTAATATCTTTCCCTGGGAGCAGTGTAAGTTATGTCAGACTATTGGGAAATGGGCAATTAATACTTTGATATGTCATCTAAAGTATGTAGGGTAATTGAGAATGAATACTAAATTTTGTACTCTATACGAATAGGAGAACTGATTTTG
This genomic window contains:
- the LOC101255983 gene encoding uncharacterized protein LOC101255983, which codes for MMSKLAIITTLARQISQLTVNRSSVLTCSYSTDVWHSISNRGDAETTGSLGDRFGYKSLSSLAGKPIGGNSKPQVGENVSRKDKVSFLVNTLLDLEDSKEAVYGALDAWVAWERNFPIGSLKQVLLKLEKEQQWHRIVQVIKWMLSKGQGNTMGTYEQLIKALDMDHRAKEAHEFWNKKIGSDLHSVPWRLCSLMISVYYRNHMLEDLIKLFKGLESFDRKPPDKSIIQKVADTYEVQGYVDQKDRLLEKYKDLFTETWNGNPKGLRGSRPQRKEKQAQED